The Kribbella jejuensis region GAAGGAGGGCTGACATGACCGACGATCTCAAGGACAAGCTCGAGCAGCTGGTTGCCGATCCGCCACCACCGAGCGCGGTGCCCAGCCAGGCCGTGTTCACGCGGGTCCGGAAGGCACGCCGCCGGCGCGCCGTCGGAGCGATGACGCTGGCCGCGGCCGCGGTGGTCGCGGTGGCTGTTGCCGTCACCAACGTCACGGACATCGACGGCCGCCCGCCGGTGTCGAACACGCCGAGCGTCGTCATCACCCCGACGACGACCACACCGACTGCACCCCGCACACAGTCCACATCGACTGCACCGTCCACGCAGGTGACCGGCGCGGTACACACACCGAGCAGCACCAACACCAACACTCCCCCGCCGGCCACTACGTCGAATCCGCCCGCGCTCGGCGTACACGTGACGCTGAAGCCGACGGTCAAGGGCCGCACCGTGACCATGAAGGTGACGCTGTCCGGGGCCTCGCTGGTACCGGTCGACGACACCGGCAAGCCGCTGTCGACGTCGGGCATCGACTTCCTCGACCTGCTCGGCGGGACGCAGTACTTCTTCGGCGACGGTCAGCAAAGCGGCTCGGACGCGGGCGGCGTCAAGTGCGTCAGCGGGTCGCCCCGGACCACCGGGCACCAGACCTACACACTGATGAACGATGGCACCGGAACCAACGGAACAGGTACGCACACCTACCCGAACGCAGGCAGCTACACCTTCAAGTACACCGTCAAGTACTGCAGCAAGAGTGGCTGGGTGCCGGTGACGAAGTCGACCCAGGTGACGATCAAATAGTCCAGGCGTGGTCGGAGGTGCCGGTGGTGGGCAAGCCGGCGGCCTTCAGGTCGGAGCGGAGGTCGCGGGGGAGGGCGAAGGTGAGGCTCTCCTCCGCGGTGGTGACTTCCTGGACCTCACCGTAGCCGCGCTCGGCCAGCCAGCGGAGGACGTCGCGGACGAGGACCTCCGGCACGCTGGCGCCACTGCTGACACCGACCGCGTCGACGCCCTCGAGCCACGCCTCGTCGATCTCGTCGGCGAAGTCGACCAGGTGGCCGTCCTTGGCGCCGTGCTCGATCGCGACCTCGACCAGGCGGACCGAGTTCGACGAGTTGCGGGAGCCGACGACCAGCATCAGGTCAGCCTCGGGGGCGAGCTTCTTCACCGCGGCCTGGCGGTTCTGGGTGGCATAGCAGATGTCGTCGCTCGGCGGGTCCTGCAAGTGCGGGAAGCGCTCGCGCAGGCGGCGTACCGTCTCCATCGTCTCGTCGACCGACAGCGTGGTCTGCGACAGCCAGACGACCTTCTCCGGGTCGCGGACCGTCACGTTCGGTACGTCGTCGGGCCCGTCGACGATGTGTACGTGCTCCGGAGCCTCGCCGGAGGTGCCGATGACCTCCTCGTGGCCCTCGTGGCCGATCAGCAGGATGTCGTAGTCGGTGGCGGCGAACCGCTTCGCCTCGTGGTGCACCTTGGTGACCAGCGGGCAGGTCGCGTCGATCGTCTTCAGCTGCCGCGCGGCCGCCTCCTCGTGCACCACCGGCGCGACACCGTGCGCGGAGAAGATCACGGTCTTCCCCTCCGGCACCTCGACGGTCTCGTCGACGAAGATCGCGCCACGCTTCTGCAGGGTCTGTACGACGTACTTGTTGTGCACGATCTCCTTGCGCACGTACACGGGCGGACCGTACAGATCGAGAGCCTTCTCCACCGCGACCACGGCCCGGTCCACACCCGCGCAGTACCCACGGGGCGCCGCGAGCAGCACGCGCTTCGTCGTACGGGTGTCATCAGGCTGGGAAGTCACGCCCCCATGGTACGGGCCGCGATCGACACGCCCGCATCGGATGCTGTGAGCAGCATCACCCGAAAACACGCCGAGGAGCCGCCCGCCCTGTCCGAACGGCTCCCCCGCCGGGAGGTGTTACCAGACCTCAAGAATGCCGACCGAAACCCTTGTCCGCAAAGGATTTTCGGCGCACAGGCCCCGACGGGGACCGGGTAGGTGGAGTGGGCGCATCACGCAACGTTAGTTAATTGTCGGTGGGGGGTCGTAGGGTCTGGGGGTGGCTTTGGAGACGTCGCCGGAAGCGCCTGCGGCCGTTCGGACCATTGCGAACGGGATTGCGAGCTGGATCAACCAGCTCGGGGCCGTGTGGGTCGAAGGGCAGCTGACGGACGTCTCGATCGGGCGGGGTACGACGACCGTGTTCGGCACGCTGCGCGACACCGACGCGGACATCTCGCTGCGGTTCACCTGCAATCGCCGGGTGTTCGAGGCCGTCGACGTCCGCGACGGTTCCCGGGTGCTCGTGCACGCCAAGCCGAACTTCTTCGCCCGGCGCGGCACGCTCGCGCTCGCGGTCAGCGAGATCCGGCACGTCGGGATCGGCGAGCTGCTGGCGCGGATCGAGCGGCTGAAGCAACTACTCGGCGCCGAGGGGCTCTTCGAGCCGTACCGGAAGAAGAAGCTGCCGTTCCTGCCGCACACGATCGGGCTGATCTGCGGGCGGGACTCCGCGGCCGAGCGGGACGTGCTCGAGAACGCGAAGCGCCGCTGGCCGGCGGTCGCGTTCCGGATCGAGTACGCGTCGGTCCAGGGGCCGTCGGCGGCCGGCGAGGTGATGACCGCGCTGCGGAAGCTGGACGCCGACGACGCGGTCGAGGTGATCGTGATCGCGCGCGGCGGCGGCTCGCTGGAGGACCTGCTGCCGTTCTCCGACGAAGGGCTGATCCGCGCGGTTTCCAAGACGAGTACACCGGTGGTGAGCGCGATCGGCCACGAGCCGGACAGTCCGCTGCTCGACCTGGTCGCGGACCTGCGCGCGTCGACGCCGACGGACGCGGCGAAACGGGTCGTGCCCGACGTACACGAAGAGCTCGACGGCGTGCATCTGCTGCGTGAGCGGGGATCGCGGGCGATCCGGTCGTGGCTGGAGCGGGAGGCACATGCGCTGGCGGCGATCCGTTCGCGGCCCGCCCTCGCCGCGCCGGTGACCGACCTGCAGCGGCGGTCGGACGAGATCGCGGCGCTGGTCGAGCGGAACCGGCGGACATTGACGCATCGGCTGGATCGGGCCGGTGACGATCTCGCGCACCGGTTGGCCAGCGTACGGGCGTTGTCCCCGAAGGCGACGCTCGAGCGGGGGTACTCGGTGCTCCAGTTGGCGGACGGGACCGCCGTACGGGAAGTGGCGCAGGTCGCGCCGGGTGACCTGCTGCAGGCGCGGGTCAGCGACGGCCGGTTCGCGGTCGAAGTCAAGGAGGACAACACGTGAGCGACCGACCTGAGATGACGTACGAACAGGCCCGCGAGGAACTCGTCGAGGTAGTCCGCAAACTCGAAGCCGGCGGCACCACCCTCGAAGAATCCCTCGCCCTGTGGGAACGCGGCGAAGAACTGGCCACCACCTGTCAACGCTGGCTGGACGGCGCCCGAGAACGCCTAACCAAAGCCCAAGCCACCCACGAGGAAAAACCCAACTGACCCCGACAAACCACAGCCCGGCGGTGGTCAGGAACTGAGTAGATTTCTGGCTACTGCGGCGAGGCCGGTTTTTAGGCGGGGCAGGGGGAAGCCCTGGGTGCGTAGGGCGTTGTGGAGGTCGGCGGCCAGGGGGGCCAGGAGGACGTGGGCGGTGTAGTCCGCGTCGAGGTCTGGGCGGGCGGACTCGATCAGGTGGGACAGGTGGCGGTGCCAGAGGTGGTACGAGCCGATTCGGTAGCGGGCGCCGTCCGACGCGTTCTCGCTGTCCATGAACAGGGCCACGTGCCGGTCGAGCAGATCCAGGTACGCGTCGAGGAAGGCCAGTACCCGCACAACCGGCGGTGCGCCCGGACCTAGCGGTGGCGGGCCGCTGAGGATCTTCGCCTGCAGCTCCTGCTCGCGCTCGTCGAGCAGCGCGACCGCGAGCCCCGCGCGGTCCCCGAAGCGGCGGAATACGGTGCCCTTGCCGACCCCGGCCTCCGCCGCGATCGCGTCGAGCGAAACGTTCTTCACCCCGTGCTCGGTGAACAGTCGCTCGGCCGCCTCCAGTACGCGCAGCCGATTGCGCTTGGCGTCCGCTCGCTCCGGGCGTGGCGAACCCACGACCGGGAGATCCCGTTGTGAAACGGACCGCGGTCCGGTAGTGTCCTTCATAAGACGGACTGTAGTCCGCTAAAGCCTCAGGAGGAAGCACATGAGCAACGCCCGGATCGCCATCGCCTACCACTCCGGATACGGGCACACCGCGAAACAGGCCGAGGCCGTCGCGGCCGGGGCGGCATCAGTGCCCGACACCACGACCGACCTCGTTCCGCTCGACGAGCTGACCGAGGAGGTCTGGGAGCGGTTGACCGCGGCGGACGCGATCATCTTCGGCGCCCCGACATACATGGGCAGCCCGAGCTGGGTCTTCAAGAAGTTCGCCGAGGAGAGCGTCCGGATCTGGGCCGCCGACCTCGGCTGGCGGGACAAGATCGCGGCCGGTTTCACCAACTCGAAGGCGATGTCCGGCGACAAGCTGAACAGCCTCGTCGACCTGGCCGTGTTCGCCGCGCAGCACGGGATGATCTGGGTCGGCCTGGACATCTACCCTGGCTGGGCGGACAGCACCGCGAGCATCGAGGACCTCAACCGCCTCGGCAGCTGGATGGGTGCGATGGCGCAGTCCGACGCCGACCTCTCCGCGGAGAAGGCGCCGCCGGCGACCGACCTGCGTACGGCAGCCGCACTCGGCGCGCGGGTCGCGACCGTCACGCACCGGCACCTGAGAGGAGCGCTCGCTGCATGACGACCTACCGCATCAGCAGCCTCGATCGGGGGACGGTCTGATGGCGTGGATCGTTCTGCTCGCCGCGGCGGCGTTCGAGATCGCGTTCGCGCTCAGCCTGAAACCGAGCGAGGGGTTCAGCCGGCTCTGGCCGACGCTCGGCGTGCTGGTGTTCGGCGTGATCTCGGTCGCGCTGCTGGCGAAGACGCTCGACCGCCTCCCGGTCGGTACGGCGTACGCGATCTGGACCGGCATCGGCTCGGTCGGCGTGGTGACGCTCGGCATCGTGCTGTTCCACGAGCCGGTCACCCCGGCCCGCCTGGCCTGCATCGCCCTGATCGTCATCGGCGTCGTGGGCCTCCGACTGGTCGGCGCCGACTGATGCGGACCTGCAGCACTCACTAACCCGCGCGCGAAGCAGGCCAGACCGCGGCTCTGAGCGTGCCGGACGCCGCGACGGCGCGGTTGGTGAGTGCCGGCGGTCCGCCCTCAGCTGTTGGTACGGCGACGGCGCCGCGCGTACGACGTGGCGCGGACCGGGTGCGGGAGCTCGTCGGACAGGTCAGGGCTGCCGGACAACAGCTGGTGGTACGACGACCAGGTGGTCGCCCGGGGAGGTGTCGCGCCGATGGCATCGACTCGGGTGACCGGGTGGGTGCCGTCGTTGATCGGGTTCCACAGGTCGGCGTCGGTCCGCAGCCGGCGGAGTTCGCCGAACAGCTCGCGGCCGAACCAGCACGGGTAGCTCTCGCCGTCGTCGTACCGGCAGACGCCGATCGGAGTGGCGACCTCGGCAACCAGCGACCAGACGGCGGCCGAAGTGATCCCGGGCTGGTCGCCGGGCAGTACGACGATCCCGTCGGCGCGCCGGTCGACTGCGTCCAGCGCGGGCACGATCGACGCGCTGCCGGTGTCGGCGTGCGGCGACTCGACTACCCGGACGCCGTCCAGATCGACCCGTTCGCGGATCTGCTCCGAGGCGGTGCCCAGGGTCACGACGAGTTGGTCGAACCCGCAGTCCCGCGCCCCGTCCAGCGCCGCCCCGAACAACGTGCCGCCCTGATAGGCCAGCAACTGCCACGGCGCACCGAGATGCGGCGAACTGTCCGCACCCAGCAGAAGCCCCGTG contains the following coding sequences:
- a CDS encoding exodeoxyribonuclease VII small subunit; its protein translation is MTYEQAREELVEVVRKLEAGGTTLEESLALWERGEELATTCQRWLDGARERLTKAQATHEEKPN
- a CDS encoding nucleotidyltransferase family protein, whose amino-acid sequence is MFITGLLLGADSSPHLGAPWQLLAYQGGTLFGAALDGARDCGFDQLVVTLGTASEQIRERVDLDGVRVVESPHADTGSASIVPALDAVDRRADGIVVLPGDQPGITSAAVWSLVAEVATPIGVCRYDDGESYPCWFGRELFGELRRLRTDADLWNPINDGTHPVTRVDAIGATPPRATTWSSYHQLLSGSPDLSDELPHPVRATSYARRRRRTNS
- the xseA gene encoding exodeoxyribonuclease VII large subunit, giving the protein MALETSPEAPAAVRTIANGIASWINQLGAVWVEGQLTDVSIGRGTTTVFGTLRDTDADISLRFTCNRRVFEAVDVRDGSRVLVHAKPNFFARRGTLALAVSEIRHVGIGELLARIERLKQLLGAEGLFEPYRKKKLPFLPHTIGLICGRDSAAERDVLENAKRRWPAVAFRIEYASVQGPSAAGEVMTALRKLDADDAVEVIVIARGGGSLEDLLPFSDEGLIRAVSKTSTPVVSAIGHEPDSPLLDLVADLRASTPTDAAKRVVPDVHEELDGVHLLRERGSRAIRSWLEREAHALAAIRSRPALAAPVTDLQRRSDEIAALVERNRRTLTHRLDRAGDDLAHRLASVRALSPKATLERGYSVLQLADGTAVREVAQVAPGDLLQARVSDGRFAVEVKEDNT
- a CDS encoding DMT family transporter, producing MAWIVLLAAAAFEIAFALSLKPSEGFSRLWPTLGVLVFGVISVALLAKTLDRLPVGTAYAIWTGIGSVGVVTLGIVLFHEPVTPARLACIALIVIGVVGLRLVGAD
- a CDS encoding 4-hydroxy-3-methylbut-2-enyl diphosphate reductase, translating into MTSQPDDTRTTKRVLLAAPRGYCAGVDRAVVAVEKALDLYGPPVYVRKEIVHNKYVVQTLQKRGAIFVDETVEVPEGKTVIFSAHGVAPVVHEEAAARQLKTIDATCPLVTKVHHEAKRFAATDYDILLIGHEGHEEVIGTSGEAPEHVHIVDGPDDVPNVTVRDPEKVVWLSQTTLSVDETMETVRRLRERFPHLQDPPSDDICYATQNRQAAVKKLAPEADLMLVVGSRNSSNSVRLVEVAIEHGAKDGHLVDFADEIDEAWLEGVDAVGVSSGASVPEVLVRDVLRWLAERGYGEVQEVTTAEESLTFALPRDLRSDLKAAGLPTTGTSDHAWTI
- a CDS encoding flavodoxin family protein, translated to MSNARIAIAYHSGYGHTAKQAEAVAAGAASVPDTTTDLVPLDELTEEVWERLTAADAIIFGAPTYMGSPSWVFKKFAEESVRIWAADLGWRDKIAAGFTNSKAMSGDKLNSLVDLAVFAAQHGMIWVGLDIYPGWADSTASIEDLNRLGSWMGAMAQSDADLSAEKAPPATDLRTAAALGARVATVTHRHLRGALAA
- a CDS encoding TetR/AcrR family transcriptional regulator, which gives rise to MGSPRPERADAKRNRLRVLEAAERLFTEHGVKNVSLDAIAAEAGVGKGTVFRRFGDRAGLAVALLDEREQELQAKILSGPPPLGPGAPPVVRVLAFLDAYLDLLDRHVALFMDSENASDGARYRIGSYHLWHRHLSHLIESARPDLDADYTAHVLLAPLAADLHNALRTQGFPLPRLKTGLAAVARNLLSS